CTTCCGCGAGCCTGCGGCTTGGACGGCCGATCCCCAATCTCCGGAAAACGTGCTCGCCCTCGCGTTCTTCGACGAGACGCTCTTCGCCGGCACGGAGCGGATCCTCGACCAGCAGGGCCGCGTGGTCGCGGTGGGAGGAGGATTTGCGCGAGGGGCAGACGGCGGGTGGGAGCGCTTCATCGCGGAGGAGCAGTCGCTTACCGAGTGGCTCGTGATCGACGCGGGCCTGATTGGCGTCTCTCAGTTTCGGATCCTTCTTTTAGACGGCGACGGCGGGCTGCTGCGGTTCGACATCGGCGGCGTGTCTGGTCTGCAAGCGGGCACGCTCGGGCCCAACGGCGAGGTCTGGACCGGCGACCAGTTTCAGGGGCTCGTCCGCTATCCCGACCTCGCTACGGTGGCCGCCGGTACGATCGAGCCCACGTTCCAACTGATTCCCAACGGTCCCGAAACGAACAACATCCTCGCGCTCGACGTCGCGGAGGGCGGCGCCGTCTGGGCCAGCTACGAAGCGCCGTCGCCTGTCGTCAACGGCTTCGGCCGGTTCGACGGGACGACGTGGACGAATCTCTCCTTCGACAACGGCGCCCTCCCCGATTGGGCCTCGATTTCCGCCATTCACGTCGACGATTTCGGGAACGTGTGGGCGGGCTCGGGGGACGTGAACCGGGGCCGGGGGGTGTTTCAGTACACGCCGGAAGGCGAGATCGTCCACTACATTCCGGCCAACTCCTCCCTCCTCCCATCCGCTCCGGGATCCCCGAATTACGTCGTAACCCCTGGGCTCGACACGGACGACGAGGGGCGGCTGTGGGTCTCGAACCGGTTCGCCTCGCCGGGGCTCCACGTCCGCACGCCCGATGGAGAATGGCAGGGGCTGAACCGGCCGAGCAACGTGCCGTCGAGCATCACCTTCACCAAGGTGTACGTCGACTCGTTCGGGCAGAAGTGGCTCACGACTCGCTCCGCCGTTACGACGGGGGGGACGGGGATCGTCGTCCTCGACACACGCGGGACGCCGCTCGACGCGAGCGATGACCGGGCGGCCATTGTGCAGAGCGTGGGGTCGGTCGGGACCGGGTTGCCGGACGCGCAGGTGAACGCGATCGTCGAGGACCGGAGCGGGCGGATCTGGCTGGGGACGGACCGCGGCCTGGCGACGATTTTCTCGCCCGGCTCGGCCTTCGCCGGCGACCTCGCCGCGCAGATCACGTGGGCCCGCACGCCCGACGGCGCATCGTTCTTCCTCCGCGACCTCCGCATCTTCGACATCGCTGTTGACCCGGCCGACCGGAAGTGGCTGGCCTCGACCAGCGGCGTCTGGCTCCTCAACGCCGAAGGCGACGAGGTCATCGCCAACTTCACGACGGAGAACTCGCCGCTGCCGTCGGACGTGGTCGTAGCCGTGGCGGTAGACGAGGAGAGCGGGGCGGTCCACTTCGCCACGAGCGGTGGACTCTACACCTACCGAGGGGATGCCATCGCAGCGTCCCCCACCGCCGAGGACCTGTTCGTCTACCCCAATCCGGTTCGTGGAAACGGTGGGCCGCTCCCCGAGATCGCCATCACAGGGCTCGTGGACGAGGCCGACGTGCGCGTGCTGACCGTCGATGGACAGGTCGTTGCCTCGTTCCAGACGCGCGGCGGCAGCACGCGGTGGGACGGACGGGATCAGCGGACGGGCCGCTTCGTGCCGTCCGGGGTTTACATCGTGGCGGCGTCCGGGCAGAACGACGAGGGGACGGCGTACGGGAAGGTCGCAGTGATTCGGTGACGCCGAGATCCGGTGACGGCTTGAAGGAATATTCGCGGCGCGGTGGACGGGGACCGGTTGAACAAGCCGGAGGCGCCGACGTATCTTAGTCGCTCCTCACGCCCCGCGTGGGGACATGGTGCCTGTAGCTCAGCTGGTTAGAGCGCCGGATTGTGGTTCCGGAGGTCGTGGGTTCAAACCCCATCAGGCACCCCGCTCGGCCGGGCCGCTCGCGTGGCCCGCTCGAGTTCATGCCGCGTTCGTCTAGGGGTTTAGGACGCCGCCCTTTCACGGCGGTAACACGGGTTCAAATCCCGTACGCGGTACCGAAGAAGGCCCGACGCTGCATCAGCGCCGGGCCTTCTTTGCGTCGTGTCGGTACGGTTCGCGCGCCCGTTACCGGAGTCCGGGGATGTGCCGCAGCAGCCCGACCCCCTTCGTCACGAGATCGGCGAAGCGTTCCTGCGTGAGGCCGAGGTTGGACGGCGTCAGCGGGCCGAGCAACTGGACCGCCACCGTCTGCGCTTCGGTGTACTCGTGGATCCCCTCGCGGCCGTGGCGGCGCCCGACGCCGGACTGCTTGAACCCGCCCATCGGCGCGTCCGTCGAGCCCCACGAGGCCATGAAGGCGTCGTTGACGTTGACCGTCCCGCACTCGATCCGCTCGGCGAGGCGGCGGCCGGCGGCGAGGTCGCGCGTCCACACACTCGCGTTGAGGCCGTAGCGGCTGTCATTCGCGAGGGCGACGGCCTCGTCGTCCGTCGTGAACGGGTAGACGGCCACGACGGGGCCGAACGTCTCCTCGCGGTAGAGCGTCATGTCCTGCGTCACGCCCGTCAGCACGGTCGGGGCGAAGAAGAGCGGGCCGATGTGGGGGAGCGGCTCCCCGCCCGTCACGATTGTCGCGCCCTTCGCCACGGCGTCCTCGACGTGCTCGGTGACTTTATCGAGCTGCTCCTGCGAGACGAGCGAGCCCATGTGCGCCGAGAAGTCGTAGCGCGTGTTCAGCTCCATCGCCTCCACCGCTTCAGCGAAGCGCGCCACGAAGTCGTCGAAGATCGACTGGTGCACGTAGAGCCGCTCGGCCGAGATGCAGAGTTGGCCGGATGAGGAGAAGCACGCCTGCAGCACGCCGTCGACGGTGCGGTCGAGGTCGGCATCGGCGCGGACGACGAGCGGGTTCTTGCCGCCGAGTTCGAGCGAATAGCCCTTGAGCTGGCTCGCGGCCTGCTCCGCCACGATCCGCCCGACTTCGGTGCTGCCGGTGAAATGGAGGTGGTCGGTCTCGTCGATCAGCGCGCCGCCGATCTCCTCGCCCGAGCCTGGGACGACGTGGAAGACCTCGGGCGGGAGGCCCGCTTCGTAGAGCAGCTGGACGCCCCAGAGCGCCGAGAACGGGGTCAACTCCGCCGGTTTGAGGACAATCGTGTTGCCGGCAATCAGGGCCGGGATGGCGTCGGTGATCGCCATCGTGAGCGGGTAGTTCCACGGCGCGATGACGCCGACGACGCCCTTCGGGTGCTGGTGGACTTCGGTCTGCGTAAGGAAGGGGAGGAACCCGCTGCGACGTTCTGGCCGGAGGTGCCGCTCGCCGTGGATCCCGTAGTACCGGCTGACGATCGCCACGTCCATCAGTTCTGTGTACGCGTCGAGGCGGGTCTTGCCGCCCTCCATCTGGATGATGTCGAGCCCCTCGGCCTGCCGTTTCAGCAGGAGGTCGTGGTAGCGGAGGAAGATGCGGGCGCGCTCGGCGACGGGGCGCGCGGCCCAGTCCTTCTGCGCGCGGCGGGCGCGGGCGACGGCGTACTGCACGTCGTCGGGTCGCCCCATCAGCACCTCGCCGACGGGCTCGCCGGTGAAGGGGCTCGTGACGGTGTGGCTTTCGTGGTGGCCGCCGAGGAGCGTCGCGCTGGATGCGAGGCGGGAGAGGAGCGCGCTCGACACGCGGGGCGGGAGGGAGGACGCGTTGGGGGCAGCGAACGTCTGGGCGAGAACGGGGTCCTGTACTTGCATGGTAGCGGGGAACGTCAAGAGGAGAGGGAGGGCGCGGGGCGCGGGATCACGGCGCGGGCGCCGGCGCGGAGGGCGAGCAGGAGGGCTTGCGGGAGGACCGCCGCGTGGAGGGCTTGCGGGAGGACGGCCCACAGCAGCACCGTGGCGACGGTCGTGATGGCGGTCAGCCCCCAGTAAACCCGCATCCCCCCGCCGTGGTTGCGCCGCGCGAGGGCGACGGCGGCAACGAGGTGCGTCGGCCACGCCCACAGCAGGTTCGCGTTGGGCCCCGTTACCGAGTGCTCGGTCCCCAGCCAAAGCCACGCGATGACGACCCCCACGAGCCCGACGACGCCGAAGAGCGCCACGTCGTATCGCCGGAGCGCGCGTTCGCTCGTTTTCCCCATCCGCGCGGCGACGGTCAGACCCGCGCCGAAGGCGAAGAGGAGCCAGCCGACGAGCGTCGGCCAGTCGAACGCCTCGTCCGGCATTCCGGCGCCGGGCACCCAGAAGAGGGTGTCGGTCGCCGCCACGAGCGGGCGGCCGTCGAACGTCGCCGCGTCGAAGGCACGCAGGAGTTCGAGCGGGAGGAACATCGCCTCGCGCCGCGTGGCGTCGCGGTCCGTCGGTGCGCCGAGGCCGAGGTCGATGCCGAAGTCGGTGAGGGGCGCGGCTTCGAGGTAGGGCTGGATGAGGTCGCGGAAGCTCGCGCCGGCGGGTCGATAGCCGCCGTAGTCGAGCCGCTCGCCGAGGGCGCGTTCGAGCGCATCGCGGGGCCGCGTCGAGCAGTTATCGAAGAAGAAGTCGTAGCGGTAGGCGCGGTTCGCGGGGAGGTAGTTCGTTTCGAGGAAGCGGAAGAGGTCTTGCTTGGCGTCGGGCGGCAGGGCGAGCCGCTGCTCGATGATCGGGCGGCCGAGGTAGCGGTACTGCGCGAGCGTCTGCTCGAACGACGCGACCGAGAGCTGGTAGTCGAGCAGGCCGCGCGCGAAGCGGGCGATGAAAAACGGCTGGTCGAAGTCGAACGTGCCGTAGTTGTACGTCCGGTCGAGGCCGAGCGCGGGGTCCGTGATGCGGTAGGCGGTGTGGCCGAAGAGGGAGTAGACCTCGTCGCCGGGCAGCATCGTGAGGAGCGAGACCTCGGCGGCGGGCGAGAGCGCGGGCACCAACAGGTCGAGCACCGGCCGGTCGAGCACCGGCGGGTCGGGCTGCGCGCGGGCGGCGGCCGACAGCAGGAGGGCGAGGGCGAGGAGGCGTAGCGGCATGGCGCGGAAGATAGTGCGGTGGGAAGGGGGATGCGGCGACGCATCGCGGGTGGATCGGCAGCGGAGTAGGGCCTACCTTCGATCCCCGTATTCCGATTCCCGACTCCCGACTCCCGACTCCTCACCCGTGAACCGAACCGACCGCGCCCGCCTCACGCTCAAACGACTCCGCGAGGCGATTTCGCGCCCCGAGACCGAACTCCAGTACCGCACCGAGTTCGAACTGCTCATCGCCGTCATCCTCTCAGCGCAGTGCACCGACGCCCGTGTCAACCTCGTCACGCCCGACCTCTTCGCGGCCTACCCGACACCCGCGGCGATGGCCGAGGCCGAGGCCGACGAGATCTTCCCGTACATCCGCTCCGTCTCGTACCCCAACAACAAGGCCGTCGCGCTCGCGTCCACGGCGCGCACGCTCGTCGAGGCGTTCGGGGGCGAGGTGCCGCGCACGCACAAGGAGTTGATGACGCTGCGCGGCGTCGGGCGGAAGACGGCGAACGTGATCGTCGCCGTCGCCTTCGACGAGCCGGCGATTGCGGTCGACACGCACGTCTTCCGCGTGGCGAACCGGATCGGGATCGTGGACGATGCGCCGACGCCGCGCGCGGTCGAGGACGGCCTGCGCCGCGTGATCCCCCGCGACGCGTGGGGCGAGGCGCACCACTTGCTGATTCTGCACGGCCGCTACACCTGCACCGCCCGCAGGCCGAAGTGCGAGATCTGCCCGCTCACCGATATCTGTCGGTACTACGCCCGGCTGCAGAAGCTGCCCGCCCCCATCCCCGGCCTCGACGCGAAGCGGGGCACGTACTTCTGCAAGACGAACGGTCGCTACTTCGACGAACCCGCGATGAAGACCGACCGCCACGGCGTCGAGCAGATCGCCGATCCCGTCTCCGGCTCGATGAACGTGTTCGTCACGAAAACGGGCGAGACGACGAAGCGGGTGAAGGATTACCGGATCGGCTGAGGCGAGCGCGCTCCGTCGAGAAGCTCCGTGAGACCTTCCGCCGTGTCATCCCGAGCGCAGCCGAGGGATCTCTAATGAGCCTCGCCGTGCCCCGGCGATATCCTTCGACAAGCTCAGGGACGCATCCCGGAGCGACGTGGCAGCCCCGGCGGGTTCAGCGGAGCTACTCTCCAACAGATCAGCAAACCGTGGGAGATGGGCTGCGCCGAGCCCTGCGGGGTTGCCGCCCTCCCTCCGGTCGCTCGCAATGACAATGGTAGTAGGGCGCTTCAGCGTCCTTGTGCTCGTAAGCCCGGTGGTTCACGGCCGGGCGACGCTCGCCTTTGTTGAGCCGAGCGCGGCGGGGTCCACGCCTCGTACTTTCTAGCGTCCCTTTCGCTCCTCGCTGCCTCGCCGTGTCCTTCCTCTCGGAGTTCAAAAAGTTCGCCCTGCGCGGCAACCTCGTCGACCTCGCCATCGGCTTCACCGTCGGCGCGGCGTTCTCGACGGTGGCGAAGTCGCTCGTGGACGACCTCCTCATGCCGCCGCTCGGCCTGCTCCTCGGCCGGACCGACTTCTCCGACGCGTACGTCCTGCTGCGAGCGGGGGAGGGGGCACCCGAGCCCTACGCCTCGCTCGTGGCCGCGAAGGCGGCCGGCGCCACGACGCTCAACTACGGGTCGTTCCTTACGAACGTCCTCACCCTGCTCCTCGTCGCGCTTGCGATGTTCCTCGTCATCCGTGCCGTGAACCGTATCGGCGAGACGCTCCGCGACGAGTTCGGCTCGTCGGACGAGCTGCCGGAGGCGCAGCCCGACACGAAGAAGTGCGCGTACTGCCGCGAGGCCGTGCCCTTCCAGGCGAGCCGGTGCTCCCACTGCACCTCCTTCCTCGGCACCGAGGGCGGCCCACTCACCCCCGACGCCCGCATCACCCCCGCGACCTGAGCCCATGACGAACCGCCACCTCCTCCTCATCCTCGACGGCTTTGGCATCGCCGAGGACCCCTCCGTCTCCGCCATCGACGCCGCGTCGACGCCGTTCCTCGACGGCCTCTTCGCGCGGTACCCGCACTCCACGTTGCAGGCGTCCGGCCTCGCCGTCGGGTTGCCGGAGGGGCAGATGGGCAACTCGGAGGTCGGGCACATGAACCTCGGCGCGGGGCGCGTGATCTATCAGGAGATCACGCGGATCGACAAGGACATCGCCGAGGAGACCTTCTTCGAGAACGTCGTCATGCGGGAGGCGATTGCTCACGCCACCGCGAACGAATCGCGGCTGCACCTGATGGGGCTCTTCTCCGATGGCGGCGTCCACTCCCACCTCCGCCACCTCTATCCGCTCCTCGACCTCGCAAAACGCGAAGGGCTCGACGACGTGATCGTCCACGCCTTCACCGACGGGCGCGACACCGACCCGAAGGGGGGCGCGCGGTACGTCCACGAGTTCCAGCAGCAGGCGGAGCGGATCGGCGTCGGGCGGATCGGGACGATCGTCGGGCGCTACTACGCGATGGACCGCGACAACCGGTGGCCGCGCACGAAGGCGGCGTACTGCCTCCTCACGGCCTCGTGCACGAGCGACTTCGCCAGCGACGTGTTCGACGACCCCGCCGAGGCGCTCGAAGCGAGCTACGCGCGCGGCGTCACCGACGAGTTCGTCGAGCCGATCCGCATCAAAGGCACGCCGCCGATCACGGACGGCGACGCCGTCGTCTTCTTCAACTTCCGCTCCGACCGCGCCCGTCAGCTCACGCGGGCCTTCACCGAAGGGGGCTTCGCACCCTTCGAGCGCGGGACGCCCGGCAACCGCCCGCTCGACCTCCACTTCGTGATGTTTACGCCGTACGACGAGGACTTCGACCTGCCGATCGCCTTCCCCAAAGTCAACCTGACCGACACGCTCGGCGAAGTCGTGGCGCGGGCGGGGCGGACGCAGCTCCGCGCGGCCGAGACGGAGAAGTACCCGCACGTGACGTACTTCTTCTCCGGCGGGCGCGAGGACCCGTTCCCCGCGGAGCAGCGCATCCTCGTCCCGAGCCCGAAGGTGGCGACGTACGACTTGCAGCCCGAGATGAGCGCGCCGCAGCTCGCGCAGGAAGTGGCGGCGGCGATCCGCGCCGACGCGCCCGACCTCATCATCCTCAACTTCGCAAACCCCGACATGGTTGGGCACACGGGCGTCTTCGAGGCGGCGGTGAAAGCCGTCGAGGCGGCGGATGCGGCGGCCCGCGTTGTCGTCACCGCGGCGCGGGAGGAGGGCTACACCGTCGAGATCATCGCGGACCACGGGAATGCGGACAAAATGAAGAACCCGGACGGCAGCCCGAACACGGCCCACTCGACGGCGCTCGTCCCGCACCTCATCATTCGCGACGGCTTCCACGGGCCGATCCGCCCCGGCAAACTCGGCGACATCGCGCCGACGATCCTCACGCTGATGGGCGTGCCGGTGCCCCCTGCGATGACGGGCGACGTGCTCGTAGACTGACGGGATCGGTCGAGCGGGGGCGGGGCGAACCAGGGGTCAGGGAGGTCGTTAGACGACCCTCTTCCTTTCCCTTCTTTCAACGCCCCTCTCACGATGAACGCCTCGCCCTCGACCTCGA
This genomic stretch from Rhodothermales bacterium harbors:
- a CDS encoding DUF4105 domain-containing protein, translating into MPLRLLALALLLSAAARAQPDPPVLDRPVLDLLVPALSPAAEVSLLTMLPGDEVYSLFGHTAYRITDPALGLDRTYNYGTFDFDQPFFIARFARGLLDYQLSVASFEQTLAQYRYLGRPIIEQRLALPPDAKQDLFRFLETNYLPANRAYRYDFFFDNCSTRPRDALERALGERLDYGGYRPAGASFRDLIQPYLEAAPLTDFGIDLGLGAPTDRDATRREAMFLPLELLRAFDAATFDGRPLVAATDTLFWVPGAGMPDEAFDWPTLVGWLLFAFGAGLTVAARMGKTSERALRRYDVALFGVVGLVGVVIAWLWLGTEHSVTGPNANLLWAWPTHLVAAVALARRNHGGGMRVYWGLTAITTVATVLLWAVLPQALHAAVLPQALLLALRAGARAVIPRPAPSLSS
- the mscL gene encoding large conductance mechanosensitive channel protein MscL, coding for MSFLSEFKKFALRGNLVDLAIGFTVGAAFSTVAKSLVDDLLMPPLGLLLGRTDFSDAYVLLRAGEGAPEPYASLVAAKAAGATTLNYGSFLTNVLTLLLVALAMFLVIRAVNRIGETLRDEFGSSDELPEAQPDTKKCAYCREAVPFQASRCSHCTSFLGTEGGPLTPDARITPAT
- a CDS encoding succinic semialdehyde dehydrogenase produces the protein MQVQDPVLAQTFAAPNASSLPPRVSSALLSRLASSATLLGGHHESHTVTSPFTGEPVGEVLMGRPDDVQYAVARARRAQKDWAARPVAERARIFLRYHDLLLKRQAEGLDIIQMEGGKTRLDAYTELMDVAIVSRYYGIHGERHLRPERRSGFLPFLTQTEVHQHPKGVVGVIAPWNYPLTMAITDAIPALIAGNTIVLKPAELTPFSALWGVQLLYEAGLPPEVFHVVPGSGEEIGGALIDETDHLHFTGSTEVGRIVAEQAASQLKGYSLELGGKNPLVVRADADLDRTVDGVLQACFSSSGQLCISAERLYVHQSIFDDFVARFAEAVEAMELNTRYDFSAHMGSLVSQEQLDKVTEHVEDAVAKGATIVTGGEPLPHIGPLFFAPTVLTGVTQDMTLYREETFGPVVAVYPFTTDDEAVALANDSRYGLNASVWTRDLAAGRRLAERIECGTVNVNDAFMASWGSTDAPMGGFKQSGVGRRHGREGIHEYTEAQTVAVQLLGPLTPSNLGLTQERFADLVTKGVGLLRHIPGLR
- the nth gene encoding endonuclease III is translated as MNRTDRARLTLKRLREAISRPETELQYRTEFELLIAVILSAQCTDARVNLVTPDLFAAYPTPAAMAEAEADEIFPYIRSVSYPNNKAVALASTARTLVEAFGGEVPRTHKELMTLRGVGRKTANVIVAVAFDEPAIAVDTHVFRVANRIGIVDDAPTPRAVEDGLRRVIPRDAWGEAHHLLILHGRYTCTARRPKCEICPLTDICRYYARLQKLPAPIPGLDAKRGTYFCKTNGRYFDEPAMKTDRHGVEQIADPVSGSMNVFVTKTGETTKRVKDYRIG
- a CDS encoding two-component regulator propeller domain-containing protein, coding for MRSLLVLLFAVLLLAPAAAAQNERWQAQPSLRNVQALGASETAVWVGTEGGVYSYTLASGEIERFTPVQGLSRVDVQAITYDGARDAVWIGYADGVLDRLDVPTGAVESFFDIAQATRFSSRGINRIEVEADSLLIATEFGVVVFDAARNEVSDTYERFGTLPAASSVGDVLVAPLPDGRPGLWVGTSQGIAYAPLTTPNFREPAAWTADPQSPENVLALAFFDETLFAGTERILDQQGRVVAVGGGFARGADGGWERFIAEEQSLTEWLVIDAGLIGVSQFRILLLDGDGGLLRFDIGGVSGLQAGTLGPNGEVWTGDQFQGLVRYPDLATVAAGTIEPTFQLIPNGPETNNILALDVAEGGAVWASYEAPSPVVNGFGRFDGTTWTNLSFDNGALPDWASISAIHVDDFGNVWAGSGDVNRGRGVFQYTPEGEIVHYIPANSSLLPSAPGSPNYVVTPGLDTDDEGRLWVSNRFASPGLHVRTPDGEWQGLNRPSNVPSSITFTKVYVDSFGQKWLTTRSAVTTGGTGIVVLDTRGTPLDASDDRAAIVQSVGSVGTGLPDAQVNAIVEDRSGRIWLGTDRGLATIFSPGSAFAGDLAAQITWARTPDGASFFLRDLRIFDIAVDPADRKWLASTSGVWLLNAEGDEVIANFTTENSPLPSDVVVAVAVDEESGAVHFATSGGLYTYRGDAIAASPTAEDLFVYPNPVRGNGGPLPEIAITGLVDEADVRVLTVDGQVVASFQTRGGSTRWDGRDQRTGRFVPSGVYIVAASGQNDEGTAYGKVAVIR
- the gpmI gene encoding 2,3-bisphosphoglycerate-independent phosphoglycerate mutase; its protein translation is MTNRHLLLILDGFGIAEDPSVSAIDAASTPFLDGLFARYPHSTLQASGLAVGLPEGQMGNSEVGHMNLGAGRVIYQEITRIDKDIAEETFFENVVMREAIAHATANESRLHLMGLFSDGGVHSHLRHLYPLLDLAKREGLDDVIVHAFTDGRDTDPKGGARYVHEFQQQAERIGVGRIGTIVGRYYAMDRDNRWPRTKAAYCLLTASCTSDFASDVFDDPAEALEASYARGVTDEFVEPIRIKGTPPITDGDAVVFFNFRSDRARQLTRAFTEGGFAPFERGTPGNRPLDLHFVMFTPYDEDFDLPIAFPKVNLTDTLGEVVARAGRTQLRAAETEKYPHVTYFFSGGREDPFPAEQRILVPSPKVATYDLQPEMSAPQLAQEVAAAIRADAPDLIILNFANPDMVGHTGVFEAAVKAVEAADAAARVVVTAAREEGYTVEIIADHGNADKMKNPDGSPNTAHSTALVPHLIIRDGFHGPIRPGKLGDIAPTILTLMGVPVPPAMTGDVLVD